Proteins encoded by one window of Palaeococcus ferrophilus DSM 13482:
- a CDS encoding sodium-dependent transporter — translation MEERDRWATKLGLILAMAGNAIGLGNFWRFPYQLASNGGGAFMIPYFVALIFLGIPVMWVEWTTGRYGGKYGHGTIGPMFYLMARESVKPKTALIFGIIGGMLAFSVASLLSSYYYQIIGWSAAYTYYSLTGAYFGKDTVQFFISYVTNTKAVIFFWALTMVILGIAVAQGVSKGIERWVKVMMPALYVFAIILVLRALTLGSPVKPEWSAIKGLEYIWKPNFQALSQNFFKISLAAAGQIFFTLSLGMGIIHNYASYLGPEDDVALSGIATVSLNEFAEVILGGSLAIPIAFAYLGPEQAVKGGVGLAYMALPNVFANMPAGQIFGAFWFLLLWFAGFTSAIATYNYLVAMLEEDIKLDRKIGTWVVFGFLFLLGLPVALDSSLVYLSELDMWVGSYFLVLLGLFDVIVAVWLFKPDNFWEELHKGAYIDVPGWFKPIMTIIAPLFMIVLLIGNTKDYYSMGALALHVSKAYVEGVLGGTYPDAVPIVLRARLVIIAILIIGAIEAYMAIKKKYGEELAKNEVIIKM, via the coding sequence ATGGAAGAAAGGGATAGATGGGCAACTAAACTCGGTCTTATATTGGCAATGGCCGGAAACGCAATAGGCCTTGGAAACTTCTGGAGATTCCCCTACCAGCTCGCAAGCAACGGTGGCGGGGCTTTCATGATACCCTACTTCGTGGCACTGATATTCCTCGGTATTCCCGTGATGTGGGTTGAGTGGACCACGGGAAGGTACGGAGGAAAGTACGGACACGGAACGATTGGACCGATGTTCTACCTCATGGCCAGGGAGAGCGTAAAGCCGAAGACGGCCTTGATCTTCGGTATCATCGGTGGAATGCTAGCCTTCTCGGTGGCATCACTGTTGAGCTCTTACTACTACCAGATCATAGGCTGGTCAGCGGCTTACACCTACTACAGCCTCACGGGAGCATACTTCGGCAAGGACACCGTGCAGTTCTTCATCAGCTACGTCACCAACACCAAGGCGGTGATTTTCTTCTGGGCCCTGACGATGGTTATACTCGGAATAGCGGTGGCACAGGGCGTCAGCAAGGGTATCGAGAGATGGGTTAAGGTTATGATGCCCGCTCTGTACGTCTTCGCTATCATCCTCGTGCTGAGGGCCCTCACCCTCGGTTCACCGGTCAAGCCCGAGTGGAGCGCCATCAAGGGTCTCGAGTACATCTGGAAGCCGAACTTCCAGGCCCTAAGCCAGAACTTCTTCAAGATAAGCCTGGCCGCGGCAGGACAGATATTCTTCACACTCTCGCTGGGTATGGGTATCATACACAACTACGCCTCCTACCTCGGCCCGGAGGATGACGTTGCCCTCAGCGGTATCGCTACGGTTTCGCTCAACGAGTTCGCAGAGGTTATCCTCGGTGGTTCACTCGCCATACCGATAGCCTTCGCCTACCTCGGTCCGGAGCAGGCCGTTAAGGGTGGCGTTGGTCTCGCCTACATGGCCCTGCCGAACGTCTTCGCCAACATGCCCGCAGGACAGATATTCGGTGCCTTCTGGTTCCTGCTCCTCTGGTTCGCAGGATTCACCTCGGCCATAGCTACCTACAACTACCTGGTGGCAATGCTCGAGGAGGACATAAAGCTCGACAGGAAGATAGGCACCTGGGTAGTCTTCGGATTCCTCTTCCTCCTTGGACTGCCGGTTGCGCTCGACAGCAGCCTCGTCTACCTCAGCGAGCTCGACATGTGGGTTGGCTCATACTTCCTCGTGCTCCTCGGTCTCTTCGACGTCATAGTTGCGGTCTGGCTCTTCAAGCCCGACAACTTCTGGGAGGAGCTCCACAAGGGAGCCTACATTGACGTTCCGGGCTGGTTCAAGCCGATAATGACCATAATAGCGCCGCTCTTCATGATAGTCCTCCTCATAGGAAACACCAAGGACTACTACAGCATGGGTGCCCTTGCCCTCCACGTCTCCAAGGCCTACGTTGAGGGTGTCCTCGGCGGAACCTACCCAGATGCGGTTCCAATAGTCCTCAGGGCAAGACTGGTCATCATAGCAATACTCATCATCGGCGCCATCGAGGCGTACATGGCCATCAAGAAGAAGTACGGCGAAGAGCTCGCCAAGAACGAGGTCATTATAAAGATGTGA
- the gdhA gene encoding glutamate dehydrogenase — protein MTNIDPFEMAVKQLERAAQFMDISEEALEWLKKPMRIVEVSVPLEMDDGSVKVFTGFRVQHNWARGPTKGGIRWHPAETLSTVKALATWMTWKVAVVDLPYGGGKGGIIVNPKELSDREKERLARNYIRAIYDVISPWTDIPAPDVYTNPQIMAWMMDEYEVISRRKGPAFGVITGKPPGVGGIVARMDATARGASFTVREAAKALGMDLKGKTIAIQGYGNAGYYMAKIMTEEYGMKVVAVSDSKGGIYKPDGLNADEVLEWKKKNGSVKDFPGATNITNEELLELEVDVLAPSAIEGVITKDNADKIKAKIVAELANGPTTPEADEILHEKGVLIIPDFLCNAGGVTVSYFEWVQNINGFYWTVEETRKRLDDKMTKAFWDVYNTHKEKNIPMRDAAYVVSVQRVYEAMKHRGWVKK, from the coding sequence TGGCTCAAGAAGCCCATGAGGATTGTTGAGGTCAGCGTTCCGCTCGAGATGGACGACGGTTCTGTCAAGGTTTTCACCGGTTTCCGTGTTCAGCACAACTGGGCTCGCGGTCCGACCAAGGGTGGTATAAGGTGGCACCCGGCCGAGACCCTCAGCACCGTTAAGGCCCTCGCCACCTGGATGACCTGGAAGGTTGCAGTCGTTGACCTCCCCTACGGTGGAGGTAAGGGTGGCATCATCGTCAACCCGAAGGAGCTCTCCGACAGGGAGAAGGAGAGGCTCGCCAGGAACTACATAAGGGCCATCTACGACGTTATCAGCCCGTGGACCGACATCCCCGCTCCTGACGTTTACACCAACCCGCAGATCATGGCCTGGATGATGGACGAGTACGAGGTCATAAGCAGGAGAAAGGGCCCGGCCTTCGGTGTCATCACCGGCAAGCCGCCGGGAGTTGGCGGTATCGTCGCCAGGATGGACGCCACGGCCAGGGGCGCCAGCTTCACCGTTAGGGAAGCAGCGAAGGCCCTCGGCATGGACCTCAAGGGCAAGACCATCGCCATCCAGGGCTACGGTAACGCCGGTTACTACATGGCCAAGATCATGACCGAGGAGTACGGCATGAAGGTCGTCGCCGTCAGCGACAGCAAGGGCGGCATCTACAAGCCGGACGGCCTCAACGCCGATGAGGTTCTCGAGTGGAAGAAGAAGAACGGTAGTGTCAAGGACTTCCCAGGCGCGACCAACATAACCAACGAGGAGCTCCTTGAGCTCGAGGTTGACGTTCTCGCCCCGAGTGCCATCGAGGGTGTCATAACCAAGGACAACGCTGACAAGATCAAGGCCAAGATCGTTGCCGAGCTCGCCAACGGTCCGACCACCCCGGAGGCCGACGAGATACTCCACGAGAAGGGCGTCCTCATCATACCGGACTTCCTCTGTAACGCCGGCGGTGTTACCGTCAGCTACTTCGAGTGGGTCCAGAACATAAACGGTTTCTACTGGACCGTCGAGGAGACCAGGAAGAGGCTCGACGACAAGATGACCAAGGCCTTCTGGGACGTCTACAACACCCACAAGGAGAAGAACATCCCGATGAGGGATGCCGCTTACGTTGTCTCAGTCCAGAGGGTCTACGAGGCCATGAAGCACCGCGGATGGGTGAAGAAGTGA